TGATACAAACCCCAAAAGTATGGAGCTTATGGCGCTAACGCTGTTGGAGGACTTAAAGTAAAGACCTGCCACCAGAGGCACAAAGAGGGATACCAAGCTTAGAGCTGAGGAAGCAGCTACCAGCTCGTATATGGACTCACCCATAAAGGCAAAAAGCAAAGAGAGAAGCGCCACAAAGAGGATGCAAACCCTTGTGACCCAGAGAAAGGCTCTGTCCGAAAGTTGTCTAAACAGAGGTTTTATCAGGTTCTCACTCAAAACAGCGGAGGGCGCAAGAAGAGCTCCGCTGGCAGTACTCATAATGGCAGAAAGAAGAGCACCCAAGAAAAGCACCTGAGTTAGCAAACTGGTGTGGTCCATAACCATACGAGGAAGCAAGAGCTGAGCATCCAGCTGAAGAAGCTCCGGATAATAAGCTTTTGCAAAAAGTGCAAGGATCAGAGGTATCATGGCAACAGTCAGATACATAAAACCAGCCACAAAGCAAGAAAGTACTGCCACCCTTTCGGACCTTGAGGACATAATCCTCTGAAACACATCCTGCTGGGGTATAGAGCCTAAACCTATGGTGATCCACGCAGCTATGTAAGAAAGGATGTCTTTAATGTTATTATCGGGGAAAAATTTGTAAAAACCGGGAGGCTGGGATTCCAAAACAGGGATCAACTGACTAAAGCCATGGGATACCTCATGGAGGACAAACACAAGCCCCACAACAATCATCACCGTTTGTATAAAGTCCGTAAGAGATACTGACCACATACCACCCAAGAAAGTGTAAAAAAGTACAACACCAAACCCCACAAGTATGCCCACCTCTTTTGGTATAGAAAGCGTCACCTGTAAAATTATGCCGATGGCAACCATCTGCGCGGCGATCCACCCCAGATAAGAGAGAGATAACATAATACTTGCCACAACTTCAACCTTTCTACCGTAAAGCACTCTGTAAAAATCACCGAAGGTCAGCAGATTCATCCTGTAAAGAGGTTTAGCAAAGAAAAGTCCTACTAAAAAAAGGCAGAGAGCTGCTCCAAAATGGTCCTCTATGACGCCATAAAGCCCATCCTTTGCTATCTTTGAAGAGGCACCCAGTACCGTTTCTGAACCAAACCAGGTGGCAAAAAGTGCAGCAGCAGATATGTAAAGAGGTAAGCTCCTACCAGCTAAAAGAAAGTCCTTTGTGCTTTTAACAAACCTGCTTGCCACAAGCCCTATCCCTATGGTAATGAGCATGTAAAGAATTACGAAGAGTATGAGCATATCAGGAAAGCTCTTCCAGTGCTTGCTTTATACGTCTTATACCCTCTCTTATGGTGTCTTCCGACACGCAGTAAGAGAGTCTTACATAGCCTTCCGCACCAAAGGCAGAACCCGGCACACAAGCGGCTCTGCCCTTCTCTATAAGGTATTCCACCAGTTTTATGTCGGAGCCTAACTTACCCAAATAGGCGCTCAGATTGGGGAAAATGTAAAAGGCTCCCTCTGGCTTG
The DNA window shown above is from Hydrogenobacter thermophilus TK-6 and carries:
- a CDS encoding sodium:solute symporter family protein; this encodes MLILFVILYMLITIGIGLVASRFVKSTKDFLLAGRSLPLYISAAALFATWFGSETVLGASSKIAKDGLYGVIEDHFGAALCLFLVGLFFAKPLYRMNLLTFGDFYRVLYGRKVEVVASIMLSLSYLGWIAAQMVAIGIILQVTLSIPKEVGILVGFGVVLFYTFLGGMWSVSLTDFIQTVMIVVGLVFVLHEVSHGFSQLIPVLESQPPGFYKFFPDNNIKDILSYIAAWITIGLGSIPQQDVFQRIMSSRSERVAVLSCFVAGFMYLTVAMIPLILALFAKAYYPELLQLDAQLLLPRMVMDHTSLLTQVLFLGALLSAIMSTASGALLAPSAVLSENLIKPLFRQLSDRAFLWVTRVCILFVALLSLLFAFMGESIYELVAASSALSLVSLFVPLVAGLYFKSSNSVSAISSILLGFVSWLTVYPLSAEYSLLVGLLFSTVGYLLPLVVKRAYAKAF